A genomic region of bacterium contains the following coding sequences:
- a CDS encoding glycosyltransferase family 9 protein: protein MKFLVIRLSSMGDVILTTPFLRALRRRFPEAEVHFLTKALYAGLIASHPAVDRVLRFDESAPLLETGRRLRGERYDAVFDLHKNLRSIPLARMARPGRVLRIHKATLRRWLLIVFKLDLLKNRGDQPAVCIEVGARLGLTDDGDPPDVHPPGESLHIADTPLAEITPPLWGLIPVASSWNKSWPHFAELGSRLTKRFGGTCLLFGGPDDAGLCDSIAAEIGPGAVSFAGRRELTDTAALLQRCAAVVGNDTGLTHLATAVGTPTVALFGPTTRQLGYFPRGAHVRVLEREMDCRPCTKNGLERCPRRRDLACLAEIIVENVMEACWTLIGA from the coding sequence ATGAAGTTTCTGGTCATCCGCCTGTCCTCCATGGGCGACGTGATTCTGACGACGCCGTTCCTGCGCGCCCTGCGTCGGCGGTTCCCCGAGGCCGAGGTTCACTTCCTGACGAAGGCGCTCTACGCCGGGCTCATCGCGTCGCATCCCGCCGTGGACCGCGTTCTCCGCTTCGATGAATCGGCGCCCCTGTTGGAAACCGGTCGGCGGCTGCGCGGGGAACGCTACGACGCCGTCTTCGATTTGCACAAGAACCTGCGCTCGATTCCCCTGGCCCGGATGGCGCGACCGGGCAGGGTTCTTCGGATTCACAAGGCGACGCTGCGGCGCTGGCTTTTGATCGTCTTCAAGCTGGATTTGTTAAAGAACCGGGGCGACCAGCCCGCGGTGTGCATCGAGGTCGGGGCCAGGCTGGGGCTGACCGACGACGGCGACCCGCCGGACGTTCACCCGCCGGGAGAATCTCTGCATATAGCCGACACCCCGCTGGCGGAAATCACCCCTCCCCTGTGGGGGCTGATACCGGTGGCCAGCTCCTGGAACAAAAGCTGGCCGCACTTCGCCGAGTTGGGGAGCCGGTTGACGAAAAGATTCGGCGGGACCTGCCTCCTCTTCGGCGGCCCCGACGACGCCGGGCTCTGCGACTCCATCGCCGCGGAGATCGGCCCCGGGGCCGTGTCGTTCGCAGGTCGGCGGGAGCTTACGGATACGGCCGCCTTACTCCAACGCTGCGCCGCCGTCGTGGGCAACGATACCGGGCTCACGCACCTGGCGACGGCCGTGGGGACGCCCACCGTAGCCCTCTTCGGCCCGACGACCCGCCAACTCGGCTACTTTCCCCGCGGGGCGCACGTGCGGGTCCTGGAGCGGGAGATGGATTGCCGACCCTGCACCAAGAACGGCCTGGAGCGTTGCCCCCGCCGCCGGGACCTGGCCTGCCTCGCCGAGATTATCGTCGAGAACGTCATGGAAGCCTGCTGGACGCTCATCGGCGCATAA
- a CDS encoding phosphatase PAP2 family protein — MLEKLTAYYDRFDLALFRALNSAGNPFLDGLFTVVTNRWFGIALGLVVCAWFLYTKRWGALRVIAALILAVGLSDLIGYRVLKPFFARMRPCYALPAGSFGWVVHAANVGSLPSLHAANLFAWALVATLGDKRLAWGAYPLALLVGLSRVYLGVHWPTDVLAGMVWGSLVALGCWFLTGWIEKLIKTQRKKE; from the coding sequence ATGCTGGAAAAGCTCACCGCTTATTACGACCGATTCGACCTGGCCCTCTTCCGGGCGCTCAACTCGGCGGGGAACCCATTCCTCGACGGGCTCTTCACCGTTGTGACGAACCGGTGGTTCGGCATCGCCCTGGGGCTCGTCGTCTGCGCCTGGTTCCTCTACACAAAAAGGTGGGGGGCCCTGCGCGTGATCGCGGCCCTCATCCTGGCCGTGGGACTCTCCGATCTCATCGGCTACCGCGTTTTAAAGCCATTCTTCGCTCGTATGCGACCCTGCTACGCCCTGCCCGCCGGGAGTTTTGGCTGGGTGGTCCACGCGGCGAACGTGGGCTCCCTGCCCAGTCTCCACGCGGCGAACCTCTTCGCCTGGGCCCTGGTGGCCACATTAGGTGATAAGAGGCTGGCCTGGGGCGCCTACCCCCTGGCCCTCCTGGTGGGCTTGAGCCGTGTGTACCTCGGGGTGCACTGGCCCACGGACGTTCTGGCCGGGATGGTCTGGGGGAGCCTGGTCGCCCTCGGCTGCTGGTTCTTGACCGGCTGGATTGAAAAACTGATTAAGACGCAGAGGAAGAAGGAGTGA
- a CDS encoding cyclic 2,3-diphosphoglycerate synthase, with protein MDRKKVIIMGAAGRDFHNFNTFFRKNPAYEVVAFTAAQIPDIEGRRYPPELSGELYPDGIPIHEEQALPRLIKDLGVDFVVFAYSDVSHSYVMHRAGLVNAAGASFLLLGGPAVTLESSKPVIAVCAVRTGCGKSQTSRRIIDLLQAAGKRVVAVRHPMPYGDLAKQRVQRYAELADLEAHECTIEEMEEYEPHIAAGNLIYAGVDYEAILREAEKEADVIIWDGGNNDTSFYRADLTVVVTDPFRAGDELSYYPGETNLRLADVIVINKLGAVPPEKLALLRENIRATNPGAVVVEAASPIFVDDPTVITGKRVLVIEDGPTLTHGGMKFGAGTAAAERFGAAELIDPRRWAVGSIAETFDKYPGIGVLLPAMGYGSAQVEDLEATIKGMVKDEAIDSVVVGTPINLGRLVKIPCPSTRVRYELQEIGRPTLEDVLRERAFI; from the coding sequence ATGGACAGGAAAAAGGTCATCATCATGGGGGCCGCGGGGCGCGACTTTCACAACTTCAACACCTTCTTCCGCAAGAATCCCGCCTACGAGGTCGTGGCCTTCACCGCCGCCCAGATTCCCGACATCGAGGGCCGCCGTTACCCCCCGGAGCTCTCGGGGGAGCTTTACCCCGACGGCATCCCCATCCACGAGGAACAGGCGCTGCCCCGCCTGATCAAGGACCTGGGCGTGGACTTCGTCGTCTTCGCCTACTCGGACGTCTCCCATTCCTACGTCATGCACCGGGCCGGCCTGGTCAACGCCGCCGGGGCAAGCTTTTTACTACTGGGCGGCCCCGCGGTGACCCTGGAGAGTTCCAAGCCGGTCATCGCCGTCTGCGCGGTCCGGACCGGATGCGGCAAGAGCCAGACCAGCCGCCGGATAATAGACCTCCTCCAGGCCGCCGGAAAAAGGGTCGTCGCCGTCCGCCACCCCATGCCCTACGGCGATTTGGCGAAACAGCGGGTGCAGCGCTACGCCGAGCTCGCCGACCTGGAGGCCCACGAGTGCACCATCGAGGAGATGGAGGAGTACGAGCCGCACATCGCCGCGGGCAACCTCATCTACGCCGGCGTGGATTACGAGGCGATTCTGCGCGAGGCGGAGAAGGAGGCCGACGTCATCATCTGGGACGGCGGCAACAACGACACGTCGTTCTACCGAGCCGATCTGACCGTGGTGGTGACGGACCCCTTCCGGGCGGGGGACGAGCTCTCCTACTACCCCGGCGAGACGAACCTGCGCCTGGCCGACGTGATAGTCATCAACAAGCTGGGGGCCGTGCCCCCGGAGAAGCTGGCCCTCCTGCGGGAGAACATCCGCGCCACGAATCCCGGGGCCGTGGTGGTCGAGGCGGCCAGCCCGATCTTCGTGGACGACCCGACGGTCATCACCGGGAAGCGGGTGCTGGTCATCGAGGACGGCCCGACGCTCACCCACGGTGGGATGAAGTTCGGGGCCGGGACGGCGGCGGCGGAGAGGTTCGGCGCGGCGGAGCTCATTGACCCGCGCCGGTGGGCCGTGGGCAGTATCGCCGAAACCTTTGACAAGTACCCCGGAATCGGAGTACTCCTGCCCGCCATGGGTTACGGCTCGGCCCAGGTCGAGGACCTGGAGGCAACGATCAAAGGGATGGTCAAGGACGAGGCCATAGACTCCGTGGTCGTCGGGACGCCGATAAACCTCGGGCGCCTCGTAAAAATCCCCTGCCCCTCGACGCGGGTGCGCTACGAGCTCCAGGAGATAGGGCGACCGACCCTGGAGGATGTTCTGCGGGAGCGGGCGTTCATCTGA